In one Mycobacterium heckeshornense genomic region, the following are encoded:
- a CDS encoding ABC transporter permease encodes MSTATVLRARYPRTVAAINRYVGGASRALDEAGHLARFAAAGTWSTGWALRRYRIETLRLIAQIGMGTGAMAVIGGTVAIIGFTTLSGGSLIAIQGFASLGNIGVEAFTGFFAALANVRVVTAVVTGIALAATVGAGATAELGAMRISEEIDALEVMGIKSIAFLVSTRVVAGLVVIIPLYAMALVMSFLSGQTVTTLFYGQSVGTYEHYFRTFLRTEDAVWSGVEVVVIALIVMITHCYYGYNASGGPVGVGQAVGRSMRFSLVSTVIVVLLTSMGLYGVDPNFNLTV; translated from the coding sequence ATGTCGACCGCGACCGTTCTGCGCGCCCGATACCCCCGCACCGTCGCGGCGATCAACCGCTACGTCGGCGGTGCCTCCCGTGCACTCGACGAGGCAGGGCATCTGGCGCGATTCGCCGCGGCGGGCACCTGGTCAACGGGGTGGGCGCTGCGCCGCTACCGCATCGAGACGCTGCGGCTTATCGCCCAGATCGGCATGGGCACCGGGGCGATGGCAGTCATCGGCGGCACTGTGGCGATCATCGGATTCACGACGCTCTCCGGTGGCTCGCTGATCGCCATCCAGGGCTTCGCGTCGTTGGGCAACATCGGTGTTGAGGCATTCACCGGGTTTTTCGCCGCCCTGGCCAACGTGCGGGTAGTCACCGCGGTCGTCACCGGCATCGCACTCGCGGCCACGGTAGGCGCCGGTGCCACAGCCGAATTGGGTGCCATGCGCATCAGCGAGGAAATCGACGCCCTCGAAGTCATGGGCATTAAATCGATCGCATTCTTGGTGTCGACCCGCGTCGTTGCCGGGTTGGTGGTAATCATCCCGCTGTACGCGATGGCGCTGGTCATGTCGTTCCTGTCGGGCCAGACCGTCACCACGCTGTTCTACGGACAGTCGGTGGGCACCTACGAGCACTACTTCCGCACGTTCTTGCGCACCGAGGACGCGGTGTGGTCGGGCGTAGAAGTCGTCGTCATCGCGCTGATCGTGATGATCACGCACTGCTACTACGGATACAACGCCAGCGGCGGTCCCGTCGGTGTGGGGCAAGCCGTCGGCCGGTCCATGCGCTTCTCGCTGGTCTCGACGGTCATCGTAGTCTTGCTGACCTCGATGGGGCTCTATGGCGTCGACCCGAATTTCAACCTCACGGTGTAG
- a CDS encoding MlaE family ABC transporter permease: MCVLTGKALCRTPFQWREFIEQCWFIMRVALLPTIAVSIPLTVLIIFTLNTLLAAFGAADVSGAGAALGAVTQLGPLTTVLVIAGAGSTAICADLGARTIREEIDAMEVLGIDPIYRLVAPRVVAATVVATLLNGTVITIGLVGGFFFGVEIQNVSGGAYLATLTLITGLPEVVIATIKAAVFGLIAGLVGCYRGLTTKGGPKGVGTAVNETLVLCVLALFAVNVVLTTIGVRFGTGR; encoded by the coding sequence ATGTGTGTGCTGACCGGAAAGGCATTGTGTAGAACGCCTTTCCAGTGGCGCGAGTTCATTGAGCAGTGCTGGTTCATCATGCGGGTGGCGCTGCTTCCCACCATCGCGGTATCCATCCCGCTGACCGTGCTCATCATCTTCACGCTCAACACCTTGCTGGCTGCGTTTGGCGCCGCTGACGTTTCGGGCGCAGGGGCAGCGCTGGGCGCGGTCACTCAGCTGGGACCGCTGACCACGGTCTTGGTGATCGCCGGTGCCGGATCGACGGCCATCTGCGCCGACTTAGGTGCACGCACGATCCGTGAGGAGATCGACGCGATGGAGGTGCTCGGCATCGACCCCATCTACCGGCTGGTGGCTCCGCGCGTCGTCGCGGCAACCGTCGTCGCCACACTGCTCAACGGCACCGTCATCACCATCGGCTTGGTGGGCGGCTTCTTCTTCGGGGTCGAGATCCAAAACGTGTCCGGCGGCGCTTACCTGGCCACGCTGACCCTCATCACCGGTCTGCCCGAGGTGGTCATCGCGACCATCAAGGCCGCCGTGTTCGGGCTAATCGCCGGACTGGTCGGATGCTATCGCGGGCTGACGACCAAGGGCGGTCCCAAGGGCGTCGGCACCGCGGTCAACGAGACGCTGGTGTTGTGCGTGCTCGCGCTGTTCGCCGTCAATGTCGTGCTCACGACCATCGGCGTGCGCTTCGGGACGGGGCGTTGA
- a CDS encoding ROK family transcriptional regulator, whose product MRSTTLHSHTRKPVPRSRYHVVAPSLHLSDAAAASVLRAVRLRGPIGRDVIATATSLSIATVNRQVIALVEAGLLRERADLAVAGAIGRPRVPVEVNHEPFLTLGIHIGARTTNIVATDLLGRTLDAVETPTPLSAPGSALASLADGALRYLRRWHRRRPLWVGVAIGGVVDGTAGYVDHPRLGWRQAPVGPVLAEALGLPVSVASHVDAMAGAELLLGMRRFAPNSSTSLYVYARETVGYALVIGGRVHSPASGPGTIANLPAQSELLGGSGQLESTVSDEAVLAAARRLRILPAVRNGGPASAMTELIKAARNGNQQARELLAERARVLGEAVALLRDLLNPDDLVVGGQAFTEYPEGMEHVKAAFAARSVLPARAIQLTAFGNRVQEAGAGIVSLGGLYADPLGGMRRALGGPARGAFGSSLPAAGAAAPDTSA is encoded by the coding sequence GTGCGCTCGACCACCCTTCACTCACATACCCGTAAGCCGGTACCGCGTTCCCGCTACCACGTGGTGGCGCCGTCGCTGCACCTCTCCGACGCCGCCGCGGCATCGGTCTTGAGGGCCGTGCGGCTGCGCGGCCCGATCGGTCGCGACGTCATCGCCACCGCCACCTCGCTCAGCATCGCGACGGTCAACCGCCAGGTCATCGCCCTGGTCGAGGCTGGACTGCTGCGTGAGCGCGCGGACCTGGCCGTCGCCGGGGCCATCGGACGGCCCCGCGTTCCCGTCGAAGTCAACCACGAGCCGTTCCTGACCCTCGGCATCCACATCGGCGCGCGGACCACCAACATCGTGGCCACCGACCTGCTGGGCCGCACCCTCGACGCCGTCGAAACCCCGACCCCGCTGTCGGCACCGGGGTCCGCGCTGGCCTCGCTGGCTGACGGCGCCCTTCGGTACCTGCGGCGCTGGCATCGGCGCCGGCCGCTGTGGGTCGGGGTGGCCATCGGCGGCGTGGTCGACGGCACCGCCGGCTACGTCGACCACCCTCGGTTGGGCTGGCGTCAGGCACCGGTGGGCCCGGTGCTGGCCGAAGCGCTGGGCCTGCCGGTGTCGGTGGCGTCTCACGTCGACGCGATGGCCGGCGCCGAGTTGTTGCTCGGGATGCGCCGCTTCGCGCCCAACTCGTCGACCAGCCTGTACGTCTACGCCCGCGAGACCGTGGGATATGCGCTGGTGATCGGCGGTCGGGTGCACAGCCCGGCCAGCGGCCCGGGCACCATCGCCAATCTGCCGGCCCAGTCGGAGTTGCTGGGCGGCTCGGGGCAGCTGGAATCGACGGTCAGCGACGAGGCGGTGCTGGCGGCGGCGCGCCGGCTGCGGATCCTGCCGGCGGTCCGCAACGGCGGGCCCGCCTCCGCGATGACCGAGCTGATCAAGGCGGCGCGCAACGGCAACCAGCAAGCCCGAGAACTCCTGGCCGAGCGCGCGCGAGTGCTCGGCGAGGCAGTGGCGTTGCTGCGTGATCTGCTCAATCCCGACGACCTAGTGGTCGGCGGCCAGGCGTTCACCGAGTACCCGGAGGGTATGGAGCACGTCAAAGCGGCATTCGCCGCGCGTTCGGTGCTGCCCGCGCGCGCTATCCAGCTCACCGCGTTCGGCAACCGGGTGCAGGAAGCCGGGGCGGGGATCGTTTCACTGGGCGGGCTCTACGCCGATCCGCTCGGCGGGATGCGCCGTGCCCTGGGCGGACCCGCCCGTGGCGCGTTCGGGTCGTCGCTGCCTGCCGCGGGCGCCGCTGCTCCCGACACGTCGGCGTGA
- a CDS encoding YbjN domain-containing protein, which produces MTDVQQVIEDALKASKLTYTRHEGAHGGLPGLIVELPGERKLKTNTILSIGEHSVRVEAFVCRKPDENHEGVYRFLLQRNRRLYGVAYTLDNVGDIYLVGRMSLASVDADEIDRVLGQVLEAVDSDFNTLLELGFRSSIQKEWEWRVSRGASLKNLQAFAHLIDEEDRRDGRA; this is translated from the coding sequence ATGACCGACGTGCAGCAGGTGATCGAGGACGCGCTTAAAGCCAGCAAGCTGACCTACACCCGGCACGAGGGTGCGCACGGCGGGCTGCCCGGGCTGATCGTGGAACTGCCCGGCGAACGCAAGCTCAAGACCAACACCATCTTGAGCATCGGCGAACACTCGGTGCGCGTCGAGGCGTTCGTCTGCCGCAAACCCGACGAAAACCACGAGGGTGTCTACCGGTTCCTGCTGCAACGCAACCGGCGGCTCTACGGGGTGGCCTACACGCTGGACAATGTGGGCGATATCTACCTGGTGGGCCGGATGTCGTTGGCCTCGGTGGACGCCGACGAGATTGACCGGGTGCTCGGTCAGGTGCTTGAAGCGGTGGATTCGGACTTTAATACCTTGCTGGAGTTGGGTTTTCGTTCGTCGATCCAGAAAGAGTGGGAATGGCGGGTGTCCCGCGGTGCGTCGCTGAAGAACCTGCAGGCGTTCGCCCACCTCATCGACGAAGAAGACCGTCGAGACGGTCGGGCCTGA
- a CDS encoding MCE family protein — MTIPTTHRTPRTWPDKLAGLGLLLACMLVLALTYAQFRGDFSAKTRLTMLAPRAGLVMDRGAKVTYNGVSVGRVADIAEVQHDGQPAARLSLDVNPKYIELIPANVTAKVVATTVFGNKYVAFSSPKNPSPQRITPKHVIDARSVTTEFNTLFQTITEISEKVDPVKVNLTLSAAAEALSGLGDKFGASIVNGNTILDDVNSRMPTIRHDIRQLAALADTYAQAAPDLFDFLDNAVTTARTLNHQQKDLDTALLAAAGFGNTGEQILKRSQPYLVRVAADLVATARLLDTYSPELFCTIRNIADLVPKITAVESGNRYAAQLGAAIVGGENPYVYPDNLPRTNARGGPGGAPGCWQPITRDLWPAPYLVMDTGNSIAPYNHFELSQPLGIEYVWGRQYGENTINP; from the coding sequence ATGACGATCCCGACGACGCACCGGACGCCGCGTACGTGGCCGGACAAACTGGCGGGCTTGGGGCTATTGCTGGCTTGCATGCTCGTCCTTGCGTTGACATACGCGCAGTTTCGTGGCGACTTCAGCGCCAAGACGCGGTTGACGATGCTTGCCCCGCGGGCCGGGCTGGTGATGGATCGCGGGGCGAAGGTTACCTATAACGGCGTGAGCGTCGGTCGGGTAGCCGACATTGCCGAAGTCCAGCACGATGGGCAGCCCGCAGCCAGGTTGTCACTCGACGTGAACCCCAAGTACATCGAACTGATTCCAGCCAACGTGACCGCCAAGGTCGTTGCCACCACAGTATTCGGCAACAAGTATGTCGCTTTCAGCTCGCCGAAAAATCCCTCACCACAACGGATCACGCCCAAGCATGTGATCGACGCAAGATCGGTGACCACCGAATTCAATACGCTGTTCCAGACGATCACCGAGATTTCGGAGAAGGTCGACCCGGTCAAGGTGAACCTGACGCTCAGCGCCGCCGCCGAGGCGCTGAGCGGGTTGGGCGACAAATTCGGAGCATCGATCGTCAACGGCAACACCATCCTCGACGACGTCAATTCGCGGATGCCGACCATCCGCCACGACATCCGGCAACTCGCGGCTTTAGCCGACACCTACGCCCAGGCCGCGCCCGATCTCTTCGACTTCCTCGACAACGCGGTGACCACCGCGCGCACCCTCAACCATCAGCAAAAAGATTTGGACACTGCACTTTTGGCGGCGGCCGGCTTCGGCAACACCGGCGAGCAGATCCTCAAACGAAGCCAGCCCTATCTCGTGCGTGTGGCCGCCGACCTGGTGGCCACGGCCCGGCTGTTGGATACCTACAGCCCCGAGCTGTTCTGCACCATCCGCAACATCGCCGATCTCGTCCCCAAAATCACCGCGGTGGAAAGCGGCAACAGATATGCCGCACAGCTGGGCGCCGCGATCGTCGGCGGCGAAAACCCGTACGTCTATCCCGACAACCTGCCTCGGACAAACGCCAGAGGCGGACCCGGCGGCGCGCCGGGGTGCTGGCAACCCATCACCCGCGACCTGTGGCCAGCGCCGTATCTGGTGATGGACACCGGCAACAGCATTGCTCCCTACAACCACTTCGAGCTCAGCCAGCCTCTCGGCATCGAATACGTGTGGGGACGACAGTACGGGGAGAACACGATCAACCCATGA
- a CDS encoding TetR/AcrR family transcriptional regulator: MPRSAGRRGEILDAFVRYVAERGYERTNIGDIADELGMSKGTIVHHFGTKAQMLRELEETHLARQLSVTRMLWDRLVTPQERIAAVIFASVLMQVLARDATVASQREVVQLSDDPVMRKVRKQRRDLQALTVAEIDRGIGEGVFRQVDSELAAWQLWGSLQWMWVWFDRRDSRTPEQVGAAFVDIFLGGLLFDRLGLSRWTDPEGDIVALVRECLATVAGQG; the protein is encoded by the coding sequence GTGCCCAGATCGGCTGGCCGGCGTGGTGAGATTCTCGACGCTTTCGTCCGCTATGTCGCCGAGCGTGGCTATGAGAGAACGAATATCGGTGACATTGCCGACGAACTCGGCATGTCAAAGGGCACCATCGTCCACCACTTCGGCACCAAGGCCCAGATGCTGCGTGAACTCGAGGAAACGCACCTGGCGCGCCAACTTTCCGTTACCCGGATGCTGTGGGATCGCCTCGTTACCCCGCAGGAACGGATAGCCGCGGTCATCTTCGCCTCCGTGCTCATGCAGGTGCTGGCGCGCGACGCCACGGTCGCCAGCCAGCGCGAGGTCGTGCAGTTGTCGGACGATCCAGTGATGCGGAAAGTGCGCAAGCAGCGGCGCGATCTTCAGGCGCTCACGGTTGCCGAAATCGACAGGGGCATAGGGGAAGGCGTGTTCCGGCAGGTAGACAGCGAACTCGCGGCGTGGCAGCTGTGGGGGTCGCTGCAGTGGATGTGGGTGTGGTTCGATCGCCGCGACTCGCGCACGCCAGAGCAGGTGGGCGCGGCATTCGTCGACATATTCCTTGGCGGGCTGCTGTTCGACCGCTTGGGCCTTAGCCGATGGACCGATCCGGAAGGCGACATCGTTGCTCTGGTACGAGAATGCCTCGCCACGGTCGCCGGCCAGGGTTAG
- a CDS encoding sensor histidine kinase — MTVFSALVLAGVLSSMALGVGITAGTRLATRVVERRRRVAAEWTGITISQMLERIVALSPVGTAVVDRHRDVVYLNDQARELGLVHDRQLDDEAWRAAQRVLGSGDDFEFDISPDKRTAPGRSGLSVHGIARLLSEEDRRFAVVFVYDQSEYARMEATRRDFVANVSHELKTPVGAMAVLAEALLASADDPETVRRFAEKVLVEANRLGDMVGELIELSRLQGAERLPDLSDVDVDTVVAEAISRHKVAADNADIEVRTDEPSGLRVLGNQSLLVTALANLVSNAIAYSPRGSLVSISRRRRGDNVEIAVTDRGIGIPRKDQERVFERFFRGDKARSRATGGSGLGLAIVKHVAANHNGSIGLWSQPGTGSTFTLSIPAYRGNDEKPEEPVRREMRPTRAQREEELRR; from the coding sequence GTGACTGTGTTCTCGGCGCTGGTGCTGGCCGGGGTGTTGTCTTCGATGGCATTGGGCGTCGGTATAACGGCGGGCACCCGGCTGGCAACTCGAGTCGTCGAGCGTCGACGACGGGTGGCCGCCGAATGGACCGGGATCACCATTTCGCAGATGCTGGAGCGCATCGTCGCGCTGTCTCCGGTGGGAACCGCGGTCGTCGACCGGCACCGCGACGTGGTCTATCTCAACGACCAGGCCAGGGAACTGGGGCTGGTGCACGACCGCCAACTTGACGACGAGGCTTGGCGGGCCGCGCAGCGGGTGCTGGGCAGTGGCGACGATTTCGAGTTCGACATCTCGCCGGACAAGCGCACCGCGCCGGGCCGGTCCGGGCTGTCTGTGCACGGAATTGCCCGGCTGCTCAGCGAGGAAGATCGCCGCTTTGCCGTGGTTTTCGTCTACGACCAGTCGGAGTACGCCCGGATGGAGGCGACCCGGCGCGATTTCGTGGCCAACGTCAGCCACGAACTCAAGACACCGGTCGGCGCGATGGCCGTGCTCGCCGAGGCTTTGTTGGCGTCCGCCGATGACCCCGAGACGGTGCGGCGGTTCGCCGAGAAAGTACTGGTGGAGGCCAACCGGCTGGGCGACATGGTCGGCGAACTGATCGAACTGTCCCGCCTGCAGGGCGCGGAGCGGTTGCCCGATCTGTCCGATGTCGATGTCGATACCGTTGTAGCCGAAGCGATTTCACGCCACAAAGTCGCTGCGGACAATGCTGATATTGAGGTGCGAACCGACGAGCCCAGCGGCTTGCGGGTGCTGGGCAACCAGAGCTTGCTCGTCACCGCGCTGGCCAACCTGGTGTCCAACGCGATCGCGTATTCACCGCGCGGATCGCTGGTGTCGATCAGCCGTCGTCGTCGCGGCGACAACGTCGAAATCGCTGTCACCGACCGTGGCATCGGCATCCCGCGCAAAGACCAGGAGCGGGTGTTTGAGCGGTTCTTCCGAGGCGACAAGGCCCGCTCACGTGCGACCGGCGGCAGCGGGCTGGGGTTGGCGATCGTCAAGCATGTCGCGGCCAACCACAACGGAAGCATCGGGCTGTGGAGCCAGCCGGGGACGGGTTCGACGTTCACGTTGTCGATTCCGGCCTACCGCGGCAACGATGAAAAACCGGAGGAACCAGTGCGGCGCGAGATGCGCCCCACGCGAGCCCAACGAGAGGAAGAACTGCGCCGATGA
- a CDS encoding L,D-transpeptidase, giving the protein MRSVAAAVRSGPLPPVSWCAVSTPRALPPIDRRRALSVLAAGLFAPSVLAACAGGTGTQTEKRKAPPPPRLTFHPVNAASGVVPTAPVSAEVRDGWFQHVTLTNPAGKVVAGRLNRDRTVYTITEPLGYDATYTWSGSVVGHDGKAVPVVSKFTTVTPTKVINGGFQLADGQTVGIAAPIIIQFDAPIADKAAVERALSVTTDPPVEGSWAWLPDEAQGSRVHWRTREYYPAGTKVNVEAKLYGLAFGDGAYGKQDMSLNFQIGRRQIVKAEVSSHRIQVIRDEGVIMDFPCSYGEADQPRNVTRNGIHVVTEKYADFYMSNPAAGYSNIHERWAVRISNNGEFIHANPASAGAQGNTNVTNGCINLSTADAEQYFNSAIYGDPVEVTGSSIQLSYADGDIWDWAVDWDTWRGMSALPQPSGSKPAPAAMPRTAPATPSDAPTLSGTPTATRPSVRPGG; this is encoded by the coding sequence CTGCGTTCTGTAGCCGCGGCTGTCCGGAGCGGACCGTTACCACCGGTATCTTGGTGTGCCGTGAGCACACCGCGCGCCCTGCCGCCGATCGACCGGCGTCGGGCATTGAGCGTGCTTGCGGCGGGGCTGTTCGCCCCCAGTGTGCTGGCCGCCTGCGCCGGCGGTACCGGCACACAAACCGAAAAGCGCAAAGCTCCGCCGCCACCACGTCTGACGTTTCATCCCGTCAACGCCGCCAGCGGTGTCGTGCCCACCGCGCCGGTCAGCGCCGAGGTCCGCGACGGATGGTTTCAGCATGTGACGCTGACGAATCCGGCAGGCAAGGTCGTTGCGGGCAGGCTCAACCGCGACCGCACGGTCTATACGATTACCGAGCCGCTTGGCTACGACGCCACCTACACCTGGAGCGGTTCGGTGGTCGGTCACGACGGCAAGGCCGTTCCGGTGGTGAGCAAGTTCACCACCGTGACACCCACCAAGGTCATCAACGGCGGATTCCAACTCGCGGACGGCCAGACCGTCGGGATCGCGGCACCGATCATCATCCAATTCGACGCACCGATCGCCGACAAGGCCGCAGTCGAGCGGGCCCTTTCCGTCACCACTGACCCGCCGGTCGAAGGCAGCTGGGCGTGGCTGCCCGACGAAGCGCAGGGATCGCGGGTGCACTGGCGCACCCGCGAGTACTACCCGGCGGGCACCAAGGTCAACGTCGAGGCCAAGCTCTACGGACTGGCGTTCGGGGATGGCGCCTACGGCAAGCAAGACATGAGCCTGAACTTCCAAATCGGGCGTCGCCAGATCGTCAAGGCTGAAGTGTCCTCGCACCGCATCCAGGTGATCCGGGACGAAGGTGTCATCATGGACTTCCCGTGCAGCTACGGCGAGGCCGACCAGCCGCGAAATGTCACCCGCAATGGAATCCACGTCGTCACCGAGAAATACGCCGACTTCTACATGTCCAACCCGGCTGCCGGCTACAGCAATATCCACGAGCGTTGGGCCGTTCGCATTTCCAACAACGGCGAATTCATCCACGCCAATCCGGCGAGTGCTGGCGCGCAAGGCAATACGAATGTCACCAACGGCTGCATCAACCTTTCAACCGCCGACGCCGAACAGTACTTCAACAGCGCGATCTACGGCGACCCGGTCGAAGTGACCGGCAGTTCGATCCAGCTGTCCTACGCCGACGGCGACATCTGGGACTGGGCCGTCGATTGGGACACCTGGCGGGGCATGTCGGCGCTGCCGCAGCCCAGCGGATCCAAACCGGCACCGGCGGCGATGCCCCGCACCGCTCCGGCCACGCCCAGCGACGCCCCCACCTTGTCGGGCACGCCCACCGCGACGCGCCCTAGCGTGCGACCCGGCGGCTAG
- a CDS encoding phosphoglyceromutase yields MRDAGTLVLLRHGESDWNARNLFTGWVDVDLTDKGRAEAVRSGELLVEHNLLPDVVYTSLLRRAITTANLALDTADRHWIPVHRSWRLNERHYGALQGLDKSDIKSRYGEQQFMAWRRSYDTRPPPIERGSRFSQDTDPRYADIGGGPLTECLADVVARFLPYFTDVIVPDLRFGKTVLIAAHGNSLRALVKYLDGMSDDEIVGLNIPTGIPLRYDLDANLKPVVAGGSYLDPEAAAAGAAAVASQGAR; encoded by the coding sequence ATGCGAGACGCTGGCACGCTGGTGCTGCTGCGGCACGGCGAAAGCGACTGGAACGCGCGCAACCTGTTCACCGGGTGGGTCGACGTCGACCTGACCGACAAGGGGCGCGCCGAAGCGGTGCGCAGCGGCGAGTTGCTCGTCGAGCACAACCTGCTGCCCGACGTGGTCTACACCTCGCTGCTGCGCCGTGCGATCACCACCGCGAATCTGGCGTTGGACACCGCCGACCGGCATTGGATTCCGGTGCACCGCAGCTGGCGGCTCAACGAACGCCACTACGGAGCGCTGCAGGGGTTGGACAAGTCCGACATCAAGTCGCGTTACGGCGAACAGCAGTTCATGGCGTGGCGGCGCAGCTATGACACTCGGCCACCGCCGATCGAGAGGGGCAGCCGGTTCAGCCAGGACACCGACCCGCGCTACGCGGACATCGGCGGCGGTCCGCTGACCGAGTGCCTGGCCGACGTGGTCGCGCGGTTCCTGCCGTATTTCACCGACGTCATCGTGCCCGACCTGCGGTTCGGCAAGACCGTGTTGATCGCCGCGCACGGCAACTCGCTGCGAGCCCTGGTGAAGTATTTGGACGGCATGTCCGACGACGAGATCGTCGGGCTGAACATCCCGACCGGCATTCCGCTGCGCTACGACCTCGACGCGAACCTCAAGCCGGTGGTGGCGGGCGGCAGCTATCTCGACCCGGAGGCGGCCGCCGCCGGTGCGGCCGCGGTCGCGAGCCAGGGCGCCAGATGA
- the regX gene encoding two-component sensory transduction protein RegX: MTSVLIVEDEESLADPLAFLLRREGFEATVVTDGPSALAEFDRAGADIVLLDLMLPGMSGTDVCKQLRARSSVPVIMVTARDSEIDKVVGLELGADDYVTKPYSARELIARIRAVLRRGGDDDSEVSDGVLEAGPVRMDVERHIVSVNGKPITLPLKEFDLLEYLMRNSGRVLTRGQLIDRVWGADYVGDTKTLDVHVKRLRSKIEADPANPVHLVTVRGLGYKLEG; the protein is encoded by the coding sequence ATGACTAGCGTACTGATCGTGGAGGACGAGGAGTCGCTGGCCGATCCCCTCGCATTTTTGTTGCGCCGCGAGGGATTCGAAGCGACCGTCGTCACCGACGGTCCATCGGCACTGGCCGAGTTCGACCGGGCCGGCGCGGACATTGTGCTGCTCGACTTGATGCTGCCGGGCATGTCCGGCACCGACGTGTGCAAGCAGCTGCGGGCCCGTTCCAGCGTGCCGGTGATCATGGTCACCGCCCGCGACAGCGAAATCGACAAGGTAGTGGGGTTGGAGCTGGGTGCGGATGACTACGTGACCAAACCGTATTCGGCGCGCGAGCTGATCGCGCGTATTCGTGCCGTGCTTCGCCGGGGCGGCGACGACGACTCGGAAGTCAGCGACGGCGTCCTGGAAGCCGGACCGGTGCGGATGGATGTTGAGCGGCACATTGTCTCAGTGAATGGCAAGCCAATTACCTTGCCGCTCAAAGAGTTCGACCTGCTCGAGTACCTGATGCGCAACAGTGGCCGCGTGCTGACCCGCGGCCAGCTGATCGATCGGGTGTGGGGCGCGGACTACGTCGGCGACACCAAAACCCTCGATGTCCACGTCAAGCGGCTGCGCTCCAAGATCGAAGCTGATCCGGCCAATCCGGTGCACCTGGTGACGGTGCGCGGCCTGGGTTACAAGCTGGAGGGCTAA
- a CDS encoding SDR family NAD(P)-dependent oxidoreductase, with the protein MTIARADKRVAVVTGASSGIGAATARTLAAQGFHVVAVARRADRVAALADEIGGTAVVADVTDDTAVDALARRLSRVDVLVNNAGGAKGLEPVADADLEHWRWMWETNVLGTLRVTRALLPKLIDSGDGLIVTVTSVAAFEIYDGGSGYTSAKHAQSALHRTLRGELLGKPVRLTEIAPGAVRTEFSLVRFAGDQQRADDVYAGMTPLVAEDVAEVIGFVAARPSHVNIDRVVIRPRDQASASRRVAR; encoded by the coding sequence ATGACGATCGCTCGGGCGGACAAGCGTGTTGCGGTGGTCACCGGTGCCAGCTCCGGAATCGGCGCCGCGACCGCAAGAACCCTTGCCGCACAAGGCTTTCACGTGGTCGCGGTGGCCCGCCGCGCGGACCGGGTCGCGGCGCTGGCCGACGAGATCGGCGGCACCGCCGTGGTCGCCGATGTGACCGACGACACAGCTGTGGACGCCCTGGCTCGCAGGCTGAGCCGGGTAGACGTGCTGGTCAACAATGCCGGCGGGGCCAAGGGACTCGAACCGGTTGCCGACGCCGACCTCGAGCATTGGCGCTGGATGTGGGAGACCAATGTGCTGGGCACGCTGCGGGTGACTCGGGCGCTGTTGCCCAAACTGATCGACTCCGGCGACGGGCTGATCGTCACCGTCACCTCGGTGGCCGCATTCGAGATCTACGACGGCGGCTCCGGCTACACCTCGGCCAAGCATGCGCAAAGCGCGCTGCACCGCACCCTGCGCGGCGAGTTGCTGGGAAAGCCGGTGCGGCTCACCGAGATTGCGCCTGGCGCAGTGCGGACCGAGTTCTCGTTGGTCCGCTTCGCCGGCGATCAGCAGCGCGCCGACGACGTCTACGCGGGCATGACACCGCTGGTGGCCGAAGACGTCGCCGAGGTGATCGGGTTCGTGGCCGCCCGGCCGTCGCATGTCAACATTGACCGGGTCGTGATCAGGCCCCGCGACCAGGCCAGCGCTAGCCGCCGGGTCGCACGCTAG